From a single Thalassophryne amazonica chromosome 7, fThaAma1.1, whole genome shotgun sequence genomic region:
- the LOC117513977 gene encoding uncharacterized protein LOC117513977 — MAANYEQVCLWKRERLQQFLRERGLPVTGTVEELRVLVYGAQFFSIPVKPAAKEENQLRTDHYRSLLTVDGVVLPDPFTDLPHGWQGEEKGIHHWPPCMFYDMSEYLISRVERDLQTRLLTDYKEGKAYSYFDSKWLKEVYYHPISDNSVYCFLKADYTPSMNIRSLPHRVWVCIIKKTGKVVSSYCTCFAGLGSTCNHVAAVLFKLDYAWQNGHTNKACSSLPAQSIVPTNGKKIVELKKINDMEWRKPNYNKQVKTATINPVERQKFCPVKKEAYTPTLEGLMGAIHLSCPRASVFEYAAADTTASYPVEHDINVEMEVETTTTAPPMKVYVQCHGGLSTFTLERGCNIYLHRLHPSSNAANPTQIKQ, encoded by the exons ATGGCAGCAAATTACGAACAAGTCTGCCTGTGGAAACGGGAACGATTACAGCAGTTTCTTCGTGAAAGGGGTTTACCAGTCACGGGGACAGTGGAGGAGCTTCGAGTTTTAGTGTATGGTGCTCAGTTCTTCAGTATACCGGTAAAACCCGCGGCAAAAGAGGAGAACCAACTCCGAACAGATCACTATCGGAGTTTACTAACAGTCGATGGCGTCGTCTTACCCGATCCATTCACCGACCTCCCGCACGGCTGGCAAG GAGAGGAGAAAGGAATCCATCACTGGCCACCGTGCATGTTCTACGACATGTCGGAATATCTCATCAGTAGAGTGGAGAGGGACCTACAGACCAGGCTCCTTACAGACTACAAAGAAGGAAAAGCTTACTCATACTTCGATTCAAAGTGGTTGAAGGAAGTGTATTACCATCCAATCTCTGACAATTCTGTGTACTGCTTTTTAAAAGCAGACTACACCCCTTCTATGAACATACGCAGCCTTCCACACAGAGTTTGGGTGTGTATCATTAAGAAGACAGGGAAGGTCGTCAGTAGCTACTGCACTTGCTTTGCAGG CCTTGGTTCTACATGCAACCATGTGGCAGCTGTGTTATTCAAGCTGGATTACGCATGGCAGAATGGACACACCAACAAAGCCTGCAGTTCCCTGCCAGCCCAGTCAATAGTACCAACTAATGGCAAGAAAATCGTGGAACTGAAAAAAATCAACGACATGGAATGGCGCAAGCCAAATTATAATAAACAAGTTAAAACAGCCACCATCAATCCTGTTGAGAGACAGAAATTTTGCCCTGTTAAAAAGGAAGcctacacacccacccttgaggGGCTTATGGGGGCAATCCACTTGAGTTGTCCTAGGGCAAGTGTATTTGAATATGCTGCTGCTGACACCACTGCAAGCTATCCAGTAGAGCATGACATCAATGTGGAAATGGAGGTGGAGACAACAACAACTGCACCTCCTATGAAGGTGTATGTGCAGTGTCATGGGGGGCTGTCCACATTTACACTAGAAAGAGGCTGCAACATATATCTTCACAGACTTCATCCTTCCAGCAATGCGGCAAAccccacacagattaaacagtgA